In one window of Megalopta genalis isolate 19385.01 chromosome 4, iyMegGena1_principal, whole genome shotgun sequence DNA:
- the LOC117222515 gene encoding uncharacterized protein LOC117222515, with protein sequence MRSVLLKLVVTVVGVVCLATLSLSAAVRSEEFAEQLRRIVHDMNPDGLRSQRATESQIDDKPQRKCYDTPCGWNPFHTDTRRATVFMANTCRCPDETYKCVRTGENVSMRAYVYHCRQNTTTDDIEGGSLYDMDSADYVS encoded by the exons ATGAGATCGGTATTGTTGAAGTTGGTGGTGACGGTAGTGGGAGTCGTGTGTCTGGCAACCCTCTCGCTCAGCGCAGCGGTGCGATCGGAG GAATTCGCGGAGCAGCTGCGACGCATTGTTCACGACATGAATCCTGACGGTCTGAGGTCTCAGAGAGCCACCGAGAGCCAAATCGACGACAAACCTCAACGGAAATGTTACGACACCCCGTGCGGATGGAACCCCTTCCATACCGATACTCGGCGAGCCACAGTTTTCATGGCCAACAC GTGCAGATGTCCGGACGAGACTTACAAATGCGTGCGTACCGGCGAGAACGTCTCAATGAGGGCGTACGTTTACCACTGCCGCCAAAACACGACGACGGATGACATCGAGGGCGGGTCGTTGTACGACATGGACTCTGCGGATTATGTTAGTTAA